Proteins from a genomic interval of Salmo salar chromosome ssa14, Ssal_v3.1, whole genome shotgun sequence:
- the LOC106598348 gene encoding uncharacterized protein, with protein sequence MSLLWQCAIVLAVVAASAANEDFNVDCEKHSIKVTWKVSPELVENAARLFLGHCVPSTFSVLPTGEGMATFHYNLNGCAIKKRVTGKKHIYSTNLTYRPDRKPKPAAISHHIKCVYIRPEGWIPPFLIPAYGSAEGHGGLVFHMALLNEDLTGLAKTSLFPLGSFIPIWAAVDQKDHQPLLLLLEECVAATTPELQSASLVYPIITNKGCLADGKTGNSRFLPRYHSSAILLYLQSFKFALGEEVYIHCKLVAWDPEVFDIEKKACHYIKETGEWELLDDPSQSDLCKCCDSSCKPRLKRGVDSGPQGLVQNSVLGPLTIVEYSETRIPSEFVKYPTVKQVDWLV encoded by the exons ATGTCTCTCCTTTGGCAATGTGCAATTGTTttggctgttgtagcagcaagcGCTGCCAATGAAG ATTTTAATGTGGATTGTGAGAAACACTCCATTAAAGTGACATGGAAGGTCAGTCCAGAGCTGGTTGAAAATGCTGCCCGTCttttccttggacactgtgttccGTCCACATTTTCTGTTCTACCCACGGGAGAAGGGATGGCGACATTCCACTACAACCTCAATGGCTGTGCCATCAAGAAACGG GTGACTGGCAAAAAACACATCTATTCAACCAACCTGACTTACAGACCTGACCGAAAGCCCAAACCTGCTGCTATTAGTCACCATATTAAGTGTGTTTACATAAG ACCTGAGGGGTGGATTCCCCCATTCCTTATCCCTGCCTATGGTAGTGCTGAGGGTCATGGAGGATTGGTTTTCCACATGGCACTCCTCAATG AAGACCTTACTGGTCTGGCTAAGACCAGCCTGTTTCCCCTGGGCTCTTTCATCCCCATCTGGGCAGCAGTGGATCAGAAGGACCATCAGCCCTTGCTGCTGCTCTTGGAGGAGTGTGTGGCGGCCACAACACCAGAACTGCAGTCTGCGAGCCTGGTGTACCCCATCATCACCAACAAGGG TTGCCTTGCTGATGGGAAGACGGGGAACTCCAGGTTCCTGCCTAGGTACCACTCGTCTGCTATTCTGCTTTACCTGCAGTCCTTCAAGTTTGCCCTAGGCGAGGAA GTGTATATTCATTGTAAGCTTGTTGCATGGGACCCTGAGGTTTTTGATATAGAAAAGAAGGCCTGCCACTACATTAAAGAGACTGGAGA ATGGGAGCTGCTGGATGACCCGTCTCAAAGTGACCTCTGCAAGTGCTGTGACTCGAGTTGCAAGCCTCGGTTGAAGAGGGGTGTGGATTCAG gaCCCCAGGGCCTGGTTCAAAACTCTGTTCTTGGACCGCTCACAATAGTGGAATACTCTGAAACCCGGATCCCCAGTGAATTTGTAAAATATCCTACTGTAAAACAAG TTGACTGGTTGGTGTAA
- the LOC123723977 gene encoding uncharacterized protein has translation MSLLWQCAIVLAVVAASAANEDFNVDCEKHSIKVTWKVSPELVENAARLFLGHCVPSTFSVLPTGEGMATFHYNLNGCAIKKRVTGKKHIYSTNLTYRPDRKPKPAAISHHIKCVYIRPEGWIPPFLIPAYGSAEGHGGLVFHMALLNEDLTGLAKTSLFPLGSFIPIWAAVDQKDHQPLLLLLEECVAATTPELQSASLVYPIITNKGCLADGKTGNSRFLPRYHSSAILLYLQSFKFALGEEVYIHCKLVAWDPEVFDIEKKACHYIKETGEWELLDDPSQSDLCKCCDSSCKPRLKRGVDSGPQGLVQNSVLGPLTIVEYSETRIPSEFVKYPTVKQVDWLV, from the exons ATGTCTCTCCTTTGGCAATGTGCAATTGTTttggctgttgtagcagcaagcGCTGCCAATGAAG ATTTTAATGTGGATTGTGAGAAACACTCCATTAAAGTGACATGGAAGGTCAGTCCAGAGCTGGTTGAAAATGCTGCCCGTCttttccttggacactgtgttccGTCCACATTTTCTGTTCTACCCACGGGAGAAGGGATGGCGACATTCCACTACAACCTCAATGGCTGTGCCATCAAGAAACGG GTGACTGGCAAAAAACACATCTATTCAACCAACCTGACTTACAGACCTGACCGAAAGCCCAAACCTGCTGCTATTAGTCACCATATTAAGTGTGTTTACATAAG ACCTGAGGGGTGGATTCCCCCATTCCTTATCCCTGCCTATGGTAGTGCTGAGGGTCATGGAGGATTGGTTTTCCACATGGCACTCCTCAATG AAGACCTTACTGGTCTGGCTAAGACCAGCCTGTTTCCCCTGGGCTCTTTCATCCCCATCTGGGCAGCAGTGGATCAGAAGGACCATCAGCCCTTGCTGCTGCTCTTGGAGGAGTGTGTGGCGGCCACAACACCAGAACTGCAGTCTGCGAGCCTGGTGTACCCCATCATCACCAACAAGGG TTGCCTTGCTGATGGGAAGACGGGGAACTCCAGGTTCCTGCCTAGGTACCACTCGTCTGCTATTCTGCTTTACCTGCAGTCCTTCAAGTTTGCCCTAGGCGAGGAA GTGTATATTCATTGTAAGCTTGTTGCATGGGACCCTGAGGTTTTTGATATAGAAAAGAAGGCCTGCCACTACATTAAAGAGACTGGAGA ATGGGAGCTGCTGGATGACCCGTCTCAAAGTGACCTCTGCAAGTGCTGTGACTCGAGTTGCAAGCCTCGGTTGAAGAGGGGTGTGGATTCAG gACCCCAGGGCCTGGTTCAAAACTCTGTTCTTGGACCGCTCACAATAGTGGAATACTCTGAAACCCGGATCCCCAGTGAATTTGTAAAATATCCTACTGTAAAACAAG TTGACTGGTTGGTGTAA